A single Chloroflexia bacterium SDU3-3 DNA region contains:
- a CDS encoding carbohydrate ABC transporter permease: protein MNTTRRLSGGVSKYIALALLLLFLAVMLFPFYIVTINSFKEPSEYVAGGPLSLPHGFYVQGIIDFWNRVEFGTKLANSLLISLSVAVLGVALSLLNAFALGIGRVRGRIMMLIFFMIANTLPQESLAYPIYFFAKALNIYDTQFSVILVFAVIQSAFGTYLLSSVFSTLPRDIVEAAYIDGCTKLQLLLRIILPSNLPTLSVLFTFFFIWTWNEFFLPLILLLSNAKQTVPLAIATLQGQYNMDATMSSASALMGILPCIVFFILFQRTLTRGITAGSVK, encoded by the coding sequence ATGAATACAACACGACGCCTCTCGGGCGGCGTAAGTAAATATATTGCGCTGGCACTGCTGCTGCTGTTCCTGGCGGTGATGCTCTTCCCGTTCTACATCGTGACGATCAACTCCTTCAAAGAGCCGTCGGAATATGTGGCGGGCGGCCCGCTGAGCCTGCCCCACGGCTTCTATGTGCAGGGCATCATCGACTTCTGGAACCGCGTGGAGTTCGGCACCAAGCTGGCCAACAGCCTGCTGATCAGCCTCTCGGTGGCGGTGCTGGGCGTTGCGCTCTCGCTGCTCAACGCCTTCGCGCTGGGCATCGGCAGGGTGCGCGGGCGGATCATGATGCTGATCTTCTTCATGATCGCCAACACGCTGCCGCAGGAGTCGCTGGCCTACCCGATCTACTTCTTCGCCAAGGCCCTCAACATCTACGACACGCAGTTCTCGGTCATCCTGGTGTTCGCGGTCATCCAGAGCGCCTTCGGCACCTACCTGCTCTCGTCGGTGTTCAGCACGCTGCCGCGCGACATCGTGGAGGCGGCATATATCGACGGCTGCACCAAGCTGCAGCTGCTGCTGCGGATCATCCTGCCCAGCAACCTGCCCACGCTCTCGGTGCTGTTCACCTTCTTCTTCATCTGGACGTGGAACGAGTTCTTCCTGCCGCTCATCCTGCTGCTCTCGAACGCCAAGCAGACCGTGCCGCTGGCAATCGCCACGCTGCAGGGCCAGTACAACATGGACGCGACCATGTCGAGCGCATCGGCGCTGATGGGCATCCTTCCCTGCATCGTCTTCTTCATCCTGTTCCAGCGCACGCTCACCCGCGGCATCACCGCAGGCAGCGTGAAGTAG